The Oncorhynchus tshawytscha isolate Ot180627B linkage group LG02, Otsh_v2.0, whole genome shotgun sequence genome contains the following window.
TATCTAGCTAGCATATGGTAGCATTTACTGTGACAATTTGACAGTTATTTGCCTGTCTGGTTGCATAGATATTTTTGTCTGAGATAGGGCTATTGACATAGCTATGTCTTACGAAATATAATATCATGATGCATTACATTTATATCATCGACATTATTGCAATTCACACATACCGCTCTTTCCACTGTCACTCAACCACACAAAAAGGGCTTTAGCTAGCTATGCAGATCATTCTTCCAAAAAAATTATCATCATGGGCTGTTGTCTGCCCCACGCGCCCACTTATTCCCGCCCTTATAAATCACTTGCCTTGTCCAATCAGGCATGTTACTGTGATCAtttgtgtgtaacctttatttaactaggcatgtcaggcAAATATTACAATGATGGTCATTTAGACACATTTTTAACAGGCCACCAGCCTAACCACTACTAATTATTTTACAGGACTCTATTAAATTTGTAATTGTAATTTTGTACCTGTGGATAAAAACAAAATATTGTCAGGATTTAGCTAGACCAGTTATATTATGTTACAGCACATACAATACTCTTGTTGAACataattttatattttcttcCAGCAGGGTTGCACTGAGAACTTGAGGTGACAGACTGCATGGTTAGGGGTGCCCTGCAAGACTGCCAAGGAAACCCACTGACCAAAGCAGGGTCATCACTCAGTTAACCTCACACATCCTATTATACCTGCTGACACAGTGGATACAACTTCATTACCTCTAAGCAGCCTGATGAGTGTTTAAGGGGAGGCACCCGGCCCGCAGTGGCCCATGCTCCGTACCCActtccctccctgccttcccTCCCCTTAAGCTGATTCAGAGCCGACAGTCACTCTTCCCGGCACCACCTCCCCACCCACCCTGTCCCTCATCCTCAGGCCATGGCTGCGGGCACGGAGACGGTGCACTACATCCACCTGCACAACTCCAGCCAGTCTGTTCTGGAGGCTTTACGGACGCAGCGGCGTGAGGGCCTCTTCTGCGATGTGACGGTGCGCATCCACGATGCCTCACTGCGTGCCCATGCCTGCGTGCTGGCCGCTGGCAGCCCCTTCTTCCAGGACAAGCTGCTGCTGGGCCACTCTGAGATCTCGGTGCCGCCGCTGGTCCCCGCTGAGACGGTGAAGCAGCTGGTGGATTTTATGTACAGCGGCTCGCTAGTGGTGGTGCAGTCACAGGCCCTCTGCATCCTCACCGCCGCCAGCATCCTGCAGATTAAGACGGTCATCGACGAGTGCACCCAGATCATCTCCCAGAGGAAGGTTGCTGCTGCTGCAGCAGCCGCAGCAagtgggggtggaggaggtggagggggatgaCAGCTGGGGTCCTGCCCAAGCAGGAGGAGCGGGGAGGGGGTAAAGGTAGGGACAGCGGTGGTGGTTGTATTGGTGGGGGTGGCGGAGTCAGCGGTGGTGGGGGTTACCAGAGCTTCTCGAACTTTGCCTTGGGGGACTGTGGGGCAAGCAACATGGTCACAGGCCTGGGCGGATCAAACTTGATTGTTAATGTTAGTGAGAGTGGCCCAGGAGGCGCCCTTGGGCAGGCTAACCCAGTGGGGCTGATGGCTCTAGCTGACATGGGCAGCCCCGGGGCCCTCTGTGGGGCTGATGGGCTGAGCTCAGGGGCCGCCGGGAGTCCTCATGAAGAACTCAAATTGCACCCAGGATATGAGGTACAAGCTGAGAGACCTGCTAGCGGCAACCGCTAACGGCGCCAATGCTGGAAGCTCAGGGAATCTCTCGGTTGGCTGCAGCTCTGGTGTCAGCAGCGTGGACAGCATTGGCCGGGACAGTATCCGCAGCAATGCGGCTGACCTCTCGGAGGAGCTTGTGGGGATGGACAGATACtgcgaggaggaggagatggatggacatcacagagggagagacttggacagggacagaggggcaggaggACACAGCCGCAAGCAGAGGCAGCCACTCAGGCTTCAGGTAAGTTCCCCAATGGTTACAGTTGTAAGGCAGGCAGATATGCAGCCAGACATAAAGTGAATAAAGCAGGATTTCTAGATGGCAATTACCCTCATTGTGTCATTGCTGGGAATTAAGCTATAGATCTGAACGTCTCAGCAATAAACATAATTGAAAGGAAGTTGCTGTCCAGAAGTTTTATATTAGGCTATCCTCCTAGATAATGTTCCATGGACTGATTAAACAGTGAACACCCCTTCCATGGGTCATTAAACATGTTAAGTTTTGGATGGAGTGCCAGCTAGCACCTCTTTTCAGTTGTTGTTACATTATACCTAAGCCAATTCTGTATACtcagaaaaaaaaaatggttccaaagggttcttcggctgtccacaTAGGGAGAGCCATTTTTGTTCCAGGTaaaaacccttttttggttcAATGGGGAACATGTAACCCAAAAGGGTTccacctggaatcaaaaagggttcttcaaaccCTTTTAGGTTTCTAAAAAGTACCTTGTTTTCTTAATTTGTCCATTGAGAAAATTATATCTAAGCAATAAGGGGGTGTGGTAATATGGCCAATAttccacagctaagggctgttcttatgcacaatgtAACGCATAGTGCCTGGATAcatcccttagctgtggtatattggccatatattacaaacccccaaggtgccttattgctattataaactggtttccaacataattagaacattaaacaagtattttttgtcatacccatggtatatggtctgataaaccacggctttcagccaatcagcattcagggctcgaacaacCCGGTTTATAATTGTCTTTTTACTGTCTTCACATTCCTGACCATACACCACAGTTTGAAACACCAATTTTAGACTCTGATACTCTAATTGACTATATATTTTTCTTTACCTTCTCTTAGGTTCTTGTAGGAGAGGAAGTGGTGGTGAAGGATGAAGGAGTGCAGGAGCCGGATGGAGGGGTCTTCGGCTTGGAGGAGGGAAGACGTGTTGAAGGGCAGGAGGGCACACAGGAATCCATGGCAACCTTCGGCCAGGTGAGTCTTGTTTTGTTCTAGACAGCAACTTGATGTTGGAACATGGTGCTGGCAGAAaataccagggttgtgggttcaaaatCCATATGGGCTGGATGTTCTGAATCTGtaaattgctttggataaaagtgtttaTAGTCATTATTTTATCATTATCACAGTTTTAGAGACTTTTCATGGTTATGTATTAGGGTCAATTAAATGAGGTAATAGTCATAAGTTaattttgtctctctgtcttacAGGAGGGTGTATTCTATGATGAGGCTGGAGTTTTCTCCCCTGAGGCTTTCTGGCCCCAGAACGAGCCTGCTCAGGCCATGTCCTTTCAACCCCAGAGGAAGAGGAAACAAGCCACTGTCTCCATCTACCTCCTCACAGTCCATCAACAACCAGGTCAGTTACAAATGTAAACACTTTTAAAATAGTTATTGCAACAATTTGTAAACTTTAATCATGAAAGTCGTTGGTGGCCATTATTTAAATTCCTGTTTCCCTTTCAGCTACTTTTTCAGTACCCAGTCAGCCAATCACAGCCATCAGCCTCATTCTTTGTGGGCGGACCGATGGTGATTGACAGCATGGCAGGAACGGAGCACAGCCAACAGGCTCTGCCCCCAGCACCAATGACCCCTGCTCTGTCAACCTGTGGCACACCaggcccctccccttcctcccaggGTTCTGAGACGTCCTTCGACTGCACTCATTGTGGGAAATCGTTACGTTCCAGGAAGAACTACAGCAAGCACATGTTCATACACTCCGGTAGGCCACCACTTTCTATATATACTAGTTACTATCACTTCCTTCAAAACATTTACTGTTCATGATTGTTGTATATACATGTTAAAACTCCACAAACAGATAGTGTCTCTGATACCATGTCATACTAACAGATCCTATTTTCTGTTGTGTGTGCCTCAGGTCAAAAGCCTCATCAGTGCAGCATCTGCTGGCGCTCCTTCTCCCTGCGCGACTACCTCCTCAAGCACATGGTGGTGCACACGGGCGTGCGCGCCTTCCAGTGCTCTGTGTGCGGCAAGCGCTTCACACAGAAGAGCTCACTCAACGTGCACATGCGCACGCACCGGGCTGAGCGCACCTTCCAGTGCACCGTGTGCCACCGGGCATTCACCCACCGCACCCTGCTGGAGCGCCATGCCCTGCAACACGCCCACCATGGGGCCAACCAGGGCCAAGGGCAGGGACAGGGCCTCCTGCAGACCCCCAAACACAGCCCTCCAGCCCTGGCAGGGCCCTCAGGCATGTGCGGCCCAGCTGGGATGGGCGGCACCATGGCCAACATGCCCAGCCACGGGCCGCCCtcctagaaggagagagagggagaggagggcccAATTCCAAACTGATCCGTCACCCCTATCCTGGAGCCCTTTTCTGATCTCAGAGGATTGCTAGGTATGAGCAACATGGTGGATGCTCCATCTAGACCTATTGGAGGCTGGATGGGTTGTGCCATATTACTCACACCTATGAAGCCCTTGCAGATATGCAAGAGGGAGTTGCCAATGATGGAAAAAAGGGGGAGATAATTGGTTTGGGattggggaaaaaaagagaggaaaagggagagaggcagaaagctGTTGGAGACTAATTGCTGGAGATTGAAGGGAGGACATGTAGGagggtaagaaagagagagacagaaaaggggaaatggagagagaaagcaaaACAAGCTACAGCTAGAAAAAGAGTGCAGGGTGATGAACCGATGAAGAAAAGAGCGAATGAATCAATGAGAGTTACCATCATACATCAAGACGACATAGGAACACTATTACATGCAGGAGGCATTGGACGGCCCAGGATCATATACCTCTAAACAGGAAGAGACAAGAAATGAATTAAGGACAcaacttttatttttaaatgtgacAAACGTTTCAGCATGTTTTACACACCTCAAAGAATACCTCGGTGGTCCAAAGACAGGCATTATGCTACACATGTTTAATAGCTACTTCAAACAGCAAAACAGAGGGAACTAAAGCTACCTGAAATCCCTTCCTTTTAGAACCGTACAATTTTTCTTTACATAATATTCCTTTACATTGTTGAGTTATTTGTCGCTCATTTGTGATTTATTGATGAAGACGAAAACAATAAGGCAATGAGTTAAAACAGTGAAAAGGGATCTTTCAACTATAAGTGACACTTTTTGGGATAAATTAGAAAATCTACTTTTATCAGGCTTTTTAATCCATGTGTATGGGGTTATGTGTGCTTTTGGGGCACTTGCCAATGAATGGGAAGGTTTGTTGCTGTGAACTATAAAAATGTTCTCCAACGGCTTCATTTAATACTtaatgaaaatgtttttattgtAACAAAATAAATCATGAGGAAAATATAATCACCCAGAGTGGAATTAATTACCACGTTAATATTTATTACAATTTGACAATGATACTATGCACATGTTTTTATTGTAACTAAATAAATAATGAGGAAATACAATCACCCAGAGTGGATTTGAGTACCACG
Protein-coding sequences here:
- the zbtb45 gene encoding LOW QUALITY PROTEIN: zinc finger and BTB domain-containing protein 45 (The sequence of the model RefSeq protein was modified relative to this genomic sequence to represent the inferred CDS: inserted 1 base in 1 codon; deleted 1 base in 1 codon), encoding MAAGTETVHYIHLHNSSQSVLEALRTQRREGLFCDVTVRIHDASLRAHACVLAAGSPFFQDKLLLGHSEISVPPLVPAETVKQLVDFMYSGSLVVVQSQALCILTAASILQIKTVIDECTQIISQRKVAAAAAAAASGGGGGGXGMTAGVLPKQEERGGGKGRDSGGGCIGGGGGVSGGGGYQSFSNFALGDCGASNMVTGLGGSNLIVNVSESGPGGALGQANPVGLMALADMGSPGALCGADGLSSGAAGSPHEELKLHPGYEVQAERPASGNANGANAGSSGNLSVGCSSGVSSVDSIGRDSIRSNAADLSEELVGMDRYCEEEEMDGHHRGRDLDRDRGAGGHSRKQRQPLRLQVLVGEEVVVKDEGVQEPDGGVFGLEEGRRVEGQEGTQESMATFGQVSLVLRVYSMMRLEFSPLRLSGPRTSLLRPCPFNPRGRGNKPLSPSTSSQSINNQLLFQYPVSQSQPSASFFVGGPMVIDSMAGTEHSQQALPPAPMTPALSTCGTPGPSPSSQGSETSFDCTHCGKSLRSRKNYSKHMFIHSGQKPHQCSICWRSFSLRDYLLKHMVVHTGVRAFQCSVCGKRFTQKSSLNVHMRTHRAERTFQCTVCHRAFTHRTLLERHALQHAHHGANQGQGQGQGLLQTPKHSPPALAGPSGMCGPAGMGGTMANMPSHGPPS